The genomic region attccccatgctTATTAAACGAGCCTGAATACCTAGTTCATCCACAAGCACAAGGGAATGCTCTGTTGCATGCTGGAGTATGCTGGAAGTCTCACTCAGCTCAACAAAAAAGGTACTCTCTCCtaaaaaggacaaaaacaaaAGCTTCATTCAAAGCGTATAGAAGTTTTGCAAAGGCAGGCATGTACAGCATACAGTTCAACAATAGAACATTTATTAGCTTGCTGGAGGTTTCAGTTTAGTCTGTGACCAGAGCTTTAGCAAGAAAATCTCCCTAGGAAAAAgcggagctttaaaaaaaaaaaaaagaagaagacaTTCAAACTATCAGGTAGGGGAACAAGCATAACTGAGTGAAAACTAGTAATACTAAAAAACAACCCTGTTTGTACACTAGTCCTAGTGTAAAAAAGCAAGCAGGAAAAAACCAAAGTTCTTTCTCTGGTAGAAGAATAACTGGTGAAATAGTGACAAGAACCAATAAATTGAGAAAATGATGGGGAAGGGGATATTAGACTGTTAAATGTTGTTACAAACACCTATTTAAATCCATTTACTAACATTTTTGGAAAATAAAGCCTTTGTTACAGATTTCAATTTAAGACGATAAAATTCAAACGTCCTAAAGATTCTCCAATGAAGTAAGAGAAAACTAGGCTTGAAATTTCTGCTATTTCTACAAACACAATACAAGCAGAAGTAACATATTTCAGATCTTTACATATCACAAAATGCAAGGCCCTTTTCTCAATGGGACTCACACCTGAGTAGAATTCTGAACTGACAAAACACAAAGTTCCATACATGCAAGACAGCAGACTTTGCAgcagttatttttaaatgatcaaaTTAAACCAGATATGAACTTAACTTTCCCCCACTAGAGAGAAATCCcacaatgtatttaatttaaccAGTAACTCTTCTCAGGTTTCAGTAAAACTTTGAGAAGGAGGAAGTTTTTGGAGACAGAGCAGAATTATCCTGAGGAATTTTGAACACTTGCTGCTTCTTTCAAGGAACTCTTCAGTCCTatgaattcttccactgactgcCATAAAACTGTTCTCTCTCCTGCCACTGAAATGTTTAAATGATGCTGATGTTGACAGTCATATTTCCAAAACAAGCTCTCATGCAGTATCCAAATATTGCTTCTCAGATGACTGCTGTATGCATTAATTCCATTTGTGTATGTGGTATTTTAAGATGTGTGGCAGATTGAGGGACCAGTGTTAAATGCCATGATTTCTCTAGACCACATCTTTATACAGATGGAGGACATTTTTGCAAGAATTTTTCATTAACAGAAATAAATATGGAACATTCTAGAGCTAAAAATCCAGCCCAAGatagagtgagtgtgtgtgttgtaTATAATATAGCAAGCCCCCAACCCCTAGCAGATGGAGCAGAGCCTcctgcctcaaccaagcttcacaatcattattGGTGAGTCCAGTATTAAagtgtttaaaattatttaaaacttatactgtgtatgtatataatgtcttttgtctggtaaaaaaaattccctggaacctaagcccccctatttacattaattcttatggggaaattgaatTTGCTTAAatagttttgcttaaagttgcatttttcaagaacataactaggtcattaagtgaggagttactgtatatgctTATGAATCCGTAAGTCCTCATGTCTCCACCTCCCTgacactttcacctctgccctaCAGTCAGCTACCATGCAATCAACCTCTTCCGTGCTGGCTTCCTTCTTTTTCCCTAAATAGATGGCTAAGATAAAATATTCCAAGAAATTTATGAGCTCTACTTTTCTACATTCTCTGAGTTATGTGGACTCAGGGTTCTTGATGCATTTTGACATCAGCCACACTGTTTTGGATATTTGTGAGACAGATGATGTTCCTATAACAGAGCCTTACACCACAAAAAAAGTCTAAGTAGTAGCTGACTCTCTCTGTTCCAAAGTACTTGGAAAAGGGTATTCTAAGGAGACCTGCCATCAGCTGTTTAACTTCCAGAAAGCTACCTCAAAATTTGTCTCCCAATGGGGAATCCAATTTCAAGGGTAATCAAGAGCATTATCCTGGTCTCCCATCAGACATAATAGACAAGCATGCAGAATACCCAGACACAACTGAGGTCCTGTTTCTGCCCTGAAAGCCACACCTCAGGGTTAACTTTCCCCCACGAGACAGGTAAGTGAAGAACTGCAACTGGCTACCCCCTTTAATACAGGATGACATACACAGCTTCAGCCTCAGACTTGATCCACTAGCAAGGGATCAGAATTGTACTCAAATGTCTAGAAAACCACCCAGTGAATTATTTGAATCTACTCAAGTATTTTTACCCACCTACTCAGTTCTACATTTGTACAATTTTAGGAACTCACCTGACATAATTTTGTCTGAGGCACCTAGTCTTGTAAATACTCTGTCAATAGGAGTAAGCCTGCAAGCTTCAGCAGGTACATAGCATCCCAACTGAGCCATTATTGCCAAAAGGCCAGCctgcagaacaaaaagaaaaagcatACTACTGTCCAACTTTTCTCCTTCCACGTGCTTCACTTGGTGATTTAGTTCCACAGCAAGAACAAAGGAATCAAAGTACATCTTCCCCCACTCTTGGGCCCATACCAGCTAGGACTACAAGCTAAGTAGGATTGAACCTAGCTAATAATTGGACAGATATCTTTGAAAAAACTAAAGACTGCAGGAATTGGTGTTGGCAATTCAGtactccctcccccacaactccAAAGTTCATATTTAATCAATATCCCATTATGCCAACAGAGGTAGTGGGTTATGAAAAGCACCCTCTATCAATTAAATGAAATCCTGAGCCCACCTGCATGTATTAAAGAACCTCTGCCACTTCCTGAGAACAAGAGTATATGTCTTGTTTCTCTGACTAAATTCTTATTGGTAGATTACATCCTTCTTATGTAAATACTTGCTGTATTTTCAACCACAGAGTATTTTTCACTTTACAGCCCAaactgctgacgtattactgtgggcTGTCAAGCTGTGACTACACTCCAACCTTGAGATTTCAATAGTGCATTTAATAACTCCTTGATGTAATGTTCTTTAGTGCCCTGgaacaaaacatgttttaagTAACCATTTCATAGTCACCTGTCTCATTAGTGTAGATTTGCCACCCATGTTTGGGCCAGTTACTAAAACACAGTAGGCTTCACTATTGCTGTCTTCATCTTCATTCTTGGAACCTATCACAATATCATTAGGAATAAAATCATccccaaaaaatgtttttgtaatGCATGGATGGCGTGAACCTTTAAGCTCCAAGAAGGGTGGAGTATTCTGTTCTGGCAGTAGAATTACAGGTCGGCAGAATGGTCCATCACCACCTTGACTATAGTTAGCGAGGCACATCAAGACATCTACAAAAGTTAGAAAAATTCCAATTAATTGTAATTATCCCCCATTCCTGGATTTCTCATTGTgcacatacaaaaaaaaaaagttaccttctcataactgttgttctttgagatgtgttgctcatatctattccaatcaggtgtgtgcgtgCCCAGTCATTTGGAAGACATGTGCAGTGGCACCCAAAGACAGataggagagggatagctcaatggcttgagcattggcctgctaaacccaaggttgtgagttaaatccttgagggggccatttagggatctgaggcaaaaatctggggattggtcttgctttgagcaggggattggactagatgacctcctgaggtcccctccaaccctgatattctatgattctaagtgcagTAGGTATTCCAGGATAAGCAATATGGGCGCCTGCAGTGGGGATGTGCAGCTCTGAGTGCACCAGATTGTGAATcttttccacttggccaggtagacagccctgggggagggtttCCTGCTACCAAGCTGGACCTTCCTAACCTGCTTGGAGCACATGAGTTCCATGGGGTTTAGCCATGAAGCTTCCAAGCCATGGAGGTTGGGGTGGTGAAGGCAACTGTGGTCCTGGGTAATCAGGTCTAAGACCAGGGGCAATGCAATAGGGGTGTCCACCAACAGCTCCAGTAGCGTGGTACCAGTGTTGGCGAGGCCACGCTGGCGCCACCAGTCTGACCGCCTTATCTCTGCAGctcttgagcaggaccttgtggagGAGAAATGCATCTGCAAGAGAGCTTGGACTGTGATTCCAGAAGGAGCAGAATCGCGGACATTTCCTGTTGCCTTGCATGGCAAAGAGGTCGATCTGGGAAACTTcccacctctggaaaactgtATCACATCCAGACGGATGGACCACTCATGGTtgtggaaggatctgctgaggtagTCCGCCAGCTCGTTCTGGGAACCTGGGAGgtaggatgcttccaggtgaatggagtgtgctatgcagaactcccacagcTTGAAGACTTCCAGACATAGGAGATTGGAACTGGCTCCACCCTGCTTATTTATGTAAAATATTGCAGTTGTGTTGTCCGTCATGACTCTCATGCACTGCCCTTGCAGATGAGCTTGGAAGGTTTGGCATGTTCATCAGACCGCCCTCGACTCAatgttgatatggagggagagcttgTCTTGAGACCAGAGGGCCTGTGTTTGAAGGCCCCCAGGTGTGTGCCCCACCCCAGCGCTGATGCGTCCACTACTAGAGACAAAGAGGGCTGTGGGAAGGGAATTCCCTCGCACACCTCCTGCGGGTTGAGCCATCAGCCAAGGGACTCTAGAGCTTGCACTGGAAGGGTGACCACTGAGTCCAGGCTGTCACGCCAGGCTGACAGTAGGTAAATGCTAGCCAAGCTTCAAGAAATCTGAGCTGCAGCCTGGTCTGCTGTATGTGCATGCCACCATGTGGCCGCGTAGCCTCAGACAACCCCTTGTTGTGGTAGTGTAGGGTACCATCCGAGGCCTTGTATGATGTCAGTCATGGCTTGGAAACAAGCCTCCAATAGGAACGCCCTAGCGTGGCTGGAGTCCAACACCGCACCTATGAACTCTATCCTTTGAGTTGGTAACAGAgtccacttgttcttgttgagGAGCCCCAGCCTGTCGAAGGTGTCTCTCACGAAGCGGACCTGAGCTTCCACTTGGTCCCTGGACTGCCCCTGAGCAGCTAGTCGTCAAAGTAAGGGTATATCTGCACCTGGCTCCAACGCAGGAAGGCGGCCACAACCAATAGGCACTTGAACACTCAAGGGGCCATGGACAGACTGAAAGGGAGGACAACCTCCACACAGCCGAATCTGCAGCGTCCAGTGAGGCCTGTAAGGAGGTCCAtgccactgccctgccctcatcAAAAAttgccccaaacccctccctgGACTCCGTGGGCACTAGTTCCTTAAACTTTAACATGGAGTTCCAGGAGTTAAACTTATATCTGCCAACCAACAGGCAATCCTGAGTTGGAGCTCCCCGGTCGAGTAAACCTTTCAGGTGAAAAGGTCTAACCATTTGGAGTCCTTGGACTTGGGGTAGGGCCCAGCTGCCCCGCCTCTCATGCTCATTCACTGCCACCACCAccgagcagggctggggatgcaTGTATAAGTACTTGTACCCCTTTCAGGGGACAAAATACTTCGACTCCCTTTGAGGGCGGAGGAATAGAGGCAGGGGTCTGCCACAGGGTCTTCATGTTAGCCTGCATGGTCTTAATGAGGGGTAATGCCACTCTTGATGGTCTTTTCAGGGCTAGGATGTCCATCATGGGGTCCTCTGGGTCAACCACCCCCTCAGCCTACACCACCATGTTGCGCAATACCCTGTGCGGAAGGTCCTGGTGTGACCAGCTGTCTTTTGGGTGGCCCCAAGTTGGAGGTCCCCACAACTGCCTCATCCAGGGATGACGATGCTAGTGAGGGCACCAGATCCTCTTGGCCCTCCAGGTCCCTGGGAACATGAGGCTATGCAGGATGTTCCATGCTGACTGCCCCAGGGTCAGCATCAGTGGTGGGAGCAGGATTCGGGGGCGGTTGTGAGGTCTGTACTGGCATCACCTTGGAACCCCTAGAGGCAGAATGACTTGCCGATGCTTCGGGTACCCGTGGCTCCGACACCACCAAGTGAGAGCCCTTGGAATGGGTGTCCTGGGCCCAGTGTCCATAATGGCCATTGCACAGGCCTTTGCCACTGTGCATGCCACAGCCCCGCACCCGCATGCTGCCGTCAATGGTGCAATCTATGTCGGCTGTGCCTAGAGTAATGGGACTCCACCTCCAAATCAGATGACGAGGACCTGGAATGCAAAGGCCAGGGCAATGCTGGGAGGCTAGGGAGCAGTGCCGCGACGTCGAATTGTGCCAGGAGCAGCACCATGATGGGGCGTGGTGCTGTCTGGTTGGTGCCAGGGAACGGTGCCGCAGACATGTAGTCAGAAGCCATCGAGGCAATCTCCGCATCAGCATCGTGGGCTTGTCTCTAGACAGTGCTGAGCGCTGCAGTACCGGAAGCTTATCCCAACCAGCTGGGGACTGTGGTGATTAAGTCCCTCGCAGTCTCAGTGGTGTCCGGGATGGACGGCAACTCTATGTCCTCCACCTCACACTCCTGGCCGGTGCTCGTGGACTCTCCTAGACTTGACAGCCCCCCTTGTGAGGCCAAAGTCGATGGTGCCATCTCCTGGGTCACCAGCGCTGGGTGCTCCTCTCGGGGGGACACACCAATGGCTCTTTACAAGGTGGCCATCCTCGGCACAGGCAAGCACCCCCGTCCAACTTTCAGTGCCGTTTCTGTAACACCGGGGAGTGGGAGCGGTGCCGCATCACCTCTGACGGCTGCAGTTTTGGGGAGCGCCAGTGCAGAGGGTCTCAATGCCCAGAGTCCTTCCTTGGTACCACTTCACGTACAGAGGCCAGAGCACTCTGCACAGAGGAGCTCAGCACTGGATCCCGCCTGCCCAAGGCTGGCTGGGGACGAAGAGCcacctccatcaggagctgttttAGGCAAAAGTTCTGCGCCTTCTTCATCCTGGGACAAAACCCCTTGTAGATCGTGCAGCGGTCCGTTTGGTGTCTTAAGACAAGAGTCTTTGAGGTCGCCCGTTGGCATGGGCTCATGGCAGGATCTGCAGGGTTTGAATCCTTAGGACTGAGGCAGGACATGCCCCGAATCCCCAGGTGAAACAGAAAAGGAGCACCCCTACTCCTACCCTACTAACAAACTATAAAACTATTACAACTCTGACACTATGCTAGAAGAACTACAAGAGCGCTTGTAAGAGCAAGCCCCCACAATTCCGACGActgtcactggcggtaagaaggaactgaggaagtGCTGGGTCAGCAGGgttatatattcagcgccatgatGGCACCACTGCCAGGGGCTCTACAGCTGACTCAACgagtgctgctaggggaaaaactttgaCGACTGCGCACAtggtgcgcacacacctaattggaatagatatgaacaatcacttgaagaacaAGATGATCCTTCCTTCTCCTGAGGAGATTACCTTGCTGAACCTTTAATACATTAGTAGCACTCATGCTTTCTGAAGTGGAGACTATATGTAGAGATTTTATATTTCTCACCCAGTTGATTTTATTGGATTTTATTTGGTCATAAGTAATTTCCTCCACTGGATATCACTTTAAATAGAAGCCTTCAACATCTACCTTTTGCTTCGGTTAGAAGGCAAAAACTCAAGTACACAAGcaatatatatttgtatttagTGCATCTTGCATAGCTTTCCCCTGGGTTCTGACAGAAAACTAAGAAGAAAAATGGCTTCTACAACAATGAATTACTTCATGGCAAAAAGGGACTCCCCACAAGATTCAGTTATTGCTTGAAATTTATTAgaataaagttttaaaatattaaaagtcTGTTGTCCTATCAGAGATGGACATAATCAAATCAATGTTATTTCAGTCTAACAGCTGGAGTTGCCACGGTTCTAACTTCAATGCATGGTCACAACAACTGTGTACTTCTTAAGCGTAAAACCTATCCTAAGCTTTCCATTGCCCCACATGAGAGAATCCTACTTTTTGGCAAGGGGCAGCTGAGCCGGGACCACATCCCAAGAATTATTGATCCCTAGTATCAGTATGCATCAAGCCACATATTTTAGGTGTCTGAAAAATGGGTTTTGGTGACTAGGCAcccacattttaaatatttagacCCAACTGCCTTGCAGCTTTATCCACCTCAGCATCTTCTGTGGCTGGCTGGACCCTTCTTCCAAACCACCCAGTCCCAGACAATATTACTGGCCTGCCTGCCCTCCCTTTCCCACAGCAATCCCACTATGCTTTATTTCTCTCCAGAGCAAagatatcccagagtgctccatgcTAACAGAGCACTCCCAACAGGCACAGCAGTACTTCTAGTTCTGCAGATGTGGAAGGTGAACACAGCAGATAATTCTTCTCCCAGAAATTAACAGCAGGTTTGAGGATTACTGGCCTATCTTGCAACCCCCAACCTTCTCTCTTGAAGAAGAGAAGGAAGTAAGGAAGGTAGGTGGTTAAGTCATTCAGGAGTAAAAGGCTTCCTACAATAAAACAGTgaagggggaaagaggaggaagatTGTTGGGCCTTTCCTGGCTCGAGTTTTACTTCCACAATAGACTTTTTTAATGGCTTCAGATTTTATGTACTTTCATTAGGAATCTTTTGCATAGTAATGTTTGTTCTCCAGGAGTGATTAAAACATACAAGCAGCTGATCTGCACTTAAGATTCCTAAATTTGCTGACTGACCATTTATATTGAACTTGGACTTAACTGGCAATGCACACCTCCAAGTGCAATATGTGAAGAAGGAACTTGTAAAACAGTAGGGCCTGGTGATTCATTGCTGCTGTTTAGTTGCAACTGAGAAAAAGTCAGGTGGCTACTTCTCATTTTCATGCCGAGGTGAAATGCACTGGTCTAACACTGCACTcaggatttttaagaacaggttagcaGCTGCCCCTCAGCAGTTTTAGCTTGTCCATACCAGATTTCTGGGTTTTCATTACTATCAGATAACAGGATGTTTTTATTAGCATgataagcaattaaaaaaaatacacagctTACCTAATACAGCAAAGCATTCCACTGCTGTTTGCCAGTCTTTGCTATTTTTATCAAAATTGTGGAACAATCTCCTCATACAGTCTTTCAGCGCTACATCTCTCCGCTCTTCGGCATTGACCATCTCCGCCAGCATCTTCTCTATCTCCTTGGTCCAGTAACGTTTATAACCCTTTCTGGTGGACTTCAATTCATATTCCTCAGGCAAATTGTGAGATATTGCATTTTCTGGGATTTCCATTTGGTAGCGGTTTTTGCCTGCTCCCCAATACAGCATGGCTTTGAATCCAAGCCGTTTGCGTTGTTTATCCAAATACTCCCGAAGATTCTCTTCAATGTCTATAATATCCTTTAGTGCTTTATCATAATCGGGGTCAAACCCCGCCTTCGGAGTAATCACTCCAGTCTTTCGAGCCTCATTATGGTCAAAAGCAGTATCCCATCTTTTAAGTTCTGTACTCAAGTCTGGGAAACAGCCCTCTGGATTTTTAGGCTTCAGGGTGACTAACTGCTTAAGTATTTTAGATTTGAAATCAGCAGCAATTTCTTCCATAATCCCTATGGTCTCAAGCATTACTTTAAATCCTTCCAGTGCAGACAAGAAGtcagttattttttttttgctgtatcTGGTTTCTTCATAAAAGATAGCCCTGTTGTCTGGATGAGTCTCACTTTTAAGTGGTGATCCAATACTGTGAATTTTGCTTAGGAGCCTTTCAAGGTCTGGAAGTTTCTTCAGAAGTTCACTAACTTCAAACATTTTATCAGGAACTGCCAGAAGATCTTCAACTGCATCCAAACGATCATTGATAGAATGGGGATTACAGAGGGGCGCACATATCCACTGTTTCAGGAGTCGCTTTCCAAAAGGGGTACAACAAACGTCAATCCTTTCCAGTAATGTGCCTTCTGTGGTGCCAGTAGTTCCATTCTGCAGGATTTCCAAGTTCGCTATCGTCACCCCATCCAGCACCATCCGCTGATTAGTTTTAGCGACGAAACTGCTTGATCCTTTAGCTTTTGCATCATCAACGTCCACAGGAACATACTCTTCAAAGTTTGCCAGAGATAAGAGCTCCTGGTCAATAAGGCATTTCTTGAGGTAGAAGATACATCCACCAAGAGCTGACAAAGCTAACTCACAGTTTTCACCAGGAGTAAGACCCAGAGAGTCACTTTCTGAGGTCATGGATTTGATCACAGGAGGCAGAATAAACCTATTATCAACATTCTGCTTATCCTCAAAGTATCCTCCTTCAATTAGAGTTTTCAGTGTTTTAGATGCATTCCAGAACTGGGAGCCAGAGATCAAGCCTTCTTGCATGGAAGAAGAGAGTGAGCCTTTTAATATCTTGTGTGTGTCTGCAGACAGATTTCCCTTCTCAAACAGGATCTGCACAGGAGTGTAGTGTGCCACCAAAGTTCTAAACCTTGAGCAGTGGCGGTCATCTGGAAACTGGCCCGCATAAAATTTTCCTACTGATGTGTCAACAAAACAGACACCATATGCACGGTGGTGGCCAGAAGAGTCTTCAACTTTTTCTTTTACACTGAGAAGGTATTTATTAAGGTTTTCAGAAGGGTCTCCATCCAGAACACTGTAGGTCTGTGTCCCTTTGGTAATTATCCTGCATATTTCTCTGCGTACAACCCTATCAAACTTTGTTGGGTGGGACAGGGATCTGCAGCGTGCCTCCATCATCTCAGGAGTCTCTGTCTGCTCAACCCGAACTACTTTGTAACCCTTCTGTACCagaacatcagagaatctgccAAATGCAATTTCTGGAAAACCTGAATGAGCCCAAATACCTTTCATAAATATCAGTCCcagctcatttacaccagtgactGCATCCATATGATACAACTCATAGAACTTCCCAACTTTGTAGAAGATTACAGCATCAAAGTTCTGAGACTTTAGCTGCCACCACTTCCGCATTCCTGGGGTACACTTGTTAAGGTAGTCCTCTGGCACATGGAGGGTACATGGGTCATAATGAGGATCACTTTGTCGTCTTCTACATCCATCTCTCTTTTTCCCTTCCTGAAGCCATTCAAGTTTATCATGTTCCCATATAGAAGAATTGCTAACATTTGGCTGAGACTCAAAGTTTTCAGGCGCTGCAAAAGAGGTCAGCCTTGATTTGGTTTCTAATGAAACAGGTACTGCTCTTTTAGGTGTTTCAGAAAGGTCATTTTCCAAGCTATTCCTCTTAGCAGGTTTGCGGTCAGTTTCTCTCTTTCGTTTAGAAGGGACTTTCACAGGACTATCTACATCCATCTTTGTGTCTGTCTCAGAACTGGCAGATTCACCTTCGCCCATTCCACTGCTTGCTTCATCACTGCTTGCTTCATCTTTAGCATCTGGCTTAAACTCTTCATCTGAACCTTCATTGTCACTGTCAGAGTCCACCACTCTTCGTTTTTTGGCTTTCCCACCACTTCTCCACCTGCTTaccagcagctttttttttttctcctcctcctcactatCATAATCTTCACTGTTGCCCGAAGCACTTTCACTAACCTGTTGGAAAGCAAAAGGCAAATTGCTTGATCAGCTACAAGGATAAAACAGAagagggcaatcatcaagtgatccattctgtcatccagtcccagcatttggaattcagaggcttagggacacccagagcataagGTGGCAtccctgacaatcttggctaatagccattgatagaccgaTCCACCATGAATTTGCTTAACTAACTTAtgcttttgaccttcacaacacccCCTGGCAGGGAGTTCAACAgattgattgtgtgttgtgtgaagtacttccttttgttttacacctgctgcctgttaatttcattaggtgactcttgcttcttgtgttatgtgaaggggttaacaaaaaaacacacacctccctagtcactttcttcatccacaccattcatgattttatagacctgtctTATCACCCCTTTGTCATTTCATTTCCAAGCTGAACAatgccagtctttttaatttttcctcatatggaagctgttccataccattaatcatttttgttgcccttctctattttttccaattctaatacatcttttttgagatggggcaaccagcaCCACATGCACTATTCAAGGTGCAGGTGGATCATGGATGTATATAGCGGCATTATATTTATtgtctgttttattatttatcctTTTCCTGAGTAGATGtgctcagagaactatccatgatgactctaagatctttattgagtgataacagctaatttagacccccatcattttgtatgtatagttgggattatattttcccatgtgcattgctttgcatttatcaacactgaatttcatctgccattttgttcactcagttttgtgagagccTTTTGTAACTGAGCAGTcagctttagacttaactatcctaagtaattttgtatagtatgcaaattttgtcactttcctgtttactcccttttccagatcatttatgaatatggtgAGCAGCACTGGTCCCAGGACAGATCTTTGGGGGACAGCTGctttttacctctctccattctgaaaactgaccatttattcctacctttgtttcctgtcttcgAACCAGTTACTGAAccacgagaggaccttccctcttatcccatggctgcttactttgcttaagagcctctgatatgggaccttctcaaaggctttctgaaaaatcagaacacCCTGTATCGACTGGATCACgtttgtccatatgcttgttgacaccctcaaagaatatTAATAGACaggtgaggcataatttccctttacaaaaagcaGTGTTGACTCTTTCCCCACATATCAGGGTTTATATGGgtctctgataattctgttcagtaccaagcaaattggttgaaagtatagtaaagaagttaggcttattggcttgtaattgccagaatcacctctggagacattttttaaaatgggttttATACTAGCTAtcatccagtcatctggtacagagtcAGATTTAAGtggtaggttacataccacagttagtacttctgcaatttcatatttgagttcctttagaactcttgggtgaataccatatgatcctgatgacttattactgtttacttTATCAGACATGTTCCAAACCACCTCCAGTGACAATCAGGGAccattcctcagatttgtcacctaaaagaaGCCTTGGGTGTGGGGATCTCCCCTTTATCCTCTGCAGTGAATTAACTTCTCTACAATGGCCTCGTCTTTTGTGAGTGCTTCTTTCATACCTTGATCAGCCAGTGGCCGGACTGTTtggcaagcttcctgcttctgatgtacttaaaaaaaaaattgttagttTAAGTCTTTTGCTAGtttctcttcaaattcttttttggcctgcctaattaaaCTTTTACGCTTGATTTACTAGAGTTTGTGTCTTTCTATTCTCCTCAATAGAAGCTaatgtccagtttttaaaggatgcctttttgcctccaaCCACTTTACTCCATCTTTTAGCCATGGCAGCATTTTTTGGTCCTCGTTTGACAAAACTAATTTTCCATTTTGACCATTTTTTTTGGTATtaatagaagatgaaattcaataatttatttaaatgaacTTTTTTTATAGTGTTAAGAGATGCCAAACTAAACTGATACAATCTGATTTTCTATGGCGTATACTGGACACTTGTACTTTTGCATCAACAACAAATTTTTCCATGCTTAAAAGGCCTTCAATCCCAGACTATACAATCAAA from Mauremys mutica isolate MM-2020 ecotype Southern chromosome 3, ASM2049712v1, whole genome shotgun sequence harbors:
- the MSH6 gene encoding DNA mismatch repair protein Msh6 gives rise to the protein MSRQSTLLRFFPKARAPGVGPTQAPSPPAAARRSGWASSEAAGDEAALAPGGGAEETGRSGGVEAQGARKGRTKAALAPSVSCDYSPGDLVWAKMEGYPWWPCLVYNHPTEGTLVRAKGKSSRVHVQFFDDSPTRGWVSIKYLKPYKGSAVRETQRGGMFYSSKPEIKRAMEMADDAMRKDKTKRLELAVCNEPSDTEDEEEMEVSESASGNSEDYDSEEEEKKKKLLVSRWRSGGKAKKRRVVDSDSDNEGSDEEFKPDAKDEASSDEASSGMGEGESASSETDTKMDVDSPVKVPSKRKRETDRKPAKRNSLENDLSETPKRAVPVSLETKSRLTSFAAPENFESQPNVSNSSIWEHDKLEWLQEGKKRDGCRRRQSDPHYDPCTLHVPEDYLNKCTPGMRKWWQLKSQNFDAVIFYKVGKFYELYHMDAVTGVNELGLIFMKGIWAHSGFPEIAFGRFSDVLVQKGYKVVRVEQTETPEMMEARCRSLSHPTKFDRVVRREICRIITKGTQTYSVLDGDPSENLNKYLLSVKEKVEDSSGHHRAYGVCFVDTSVGKFYAGQFPDDRHCSRFRTLVAHYTPVQILFEKGNLSADTHKILKGSLSSSMQEGLISGSQFWNASKTLKTLIEGGYFEDKQNVDNRFILPPVIKSMTSESDSLGLTPGENCELALSALGGCIFYLKKCLIDQELLSLANFEEYVPVDVDDAKAKGSSSFVAKTNQRMVLDGVTIANLEILQNGTTGTTEGTLLERIDVCCTPFGKRLLKQWICAPLCNPHSINDRLDAVEDLLAVPDKMFEVSELLKKLPDLERLLSKIHSIGSPLKSETHPDNRAIFYEETRYSKKKITDFLSALEGFKVMLETIGIMEEIAADFKSKILKQLVTLKPKNPEGCFPDLSTELKRWDTAFDHNEARKTGVITPKAGFDPDYDKALKDIIDIEENLREYLDKQRKRLGFKAMLYWGAGKNRYQMEIPENAISHNLPEEYELKSTRKGYKRYWTKEIEKMLAEMVNAEERRDVALKDCMRRLFHNFDKNSKDWQTAVECFAVLDVLMCLANYSQGGDGPFCRPVILLPEQNTPPFLELKGSRHPCITKTFFGDDFIPNDIVIGSKNEDEDSNSEAYCVLVTGPNMGGKSTLMRQAGLLAIMAQLGCYVPAEACRLTPIDRVFTRLGASDKIMSGESTFFVELSETSSILQHATEHSLVLVDELGRGTATFDGTAIASAVVKELAENIKCRTLFSTHYYSLVEDYSHSAAVRLGHMACMVENESEDPSQETITFLYKFIRGACPKSYGFNAARLANIPEEVIQKGHRKARDFEKVTVSLRLFRHLCLVAENAAGDKAVPKLMTVINNL